GCTCATTCTTCTGCAGAATCTTGACTAAAAGACTCAAAACAGTTGGAAGTTCTATATCAATTTTTTAGGACTTTCCATATTGTAcaaatcacagaaaaaaaacaaattttcaaATGAATTTTAATTCATCCACAAAAGTAAAGCACTCAGCAAAGAAATGTAACATTGATCCCGTTGAacacaaaggagtttttaaaacTACTGCTACTGCCCTTCTGCATTTCTTGCTACAATCAAAttgtaaagttaaaaaaaaaataaaaaatctgcagaCATTTAGAAAAGTCAAAATGTTGCTCTTCAGAAATAACTAGGGTTTGTtgaaaagcaataaataaataaataataattagcttaCACAACCTGAAAGCTGAAATATTGCAATGATCAATTTGAAAtcaaaaaattcaaaaattaAGTCCCCTGGACTCAAAACGTAACAATGATGCATTTTTGCAGTAACACAGAAGCCGTTTCTGGTCCTGACTTTTCATTGTAATggtttcaaaacaaaaatattttgacCACTAGACAACTTTGATCCTGGTCTTTGTCCTCTTacccagtttagttttttctcatcatttcccCCTTTCTATCAAGGACACAAAGATCTCctttattaaaataatgaacCTGTATTAGAGTCTTTTCAGCTCTTCAAACTATCTTTAAATATCCATCCAGAAAGCAAAACTCAGATGACCCAACAGATAAACGTTTGCCTCTGACAGATGTGTCAGACACCAGGGGCAATACAGGCTGATCCCAGCACATCTCTGTTTAAGAAAGAATTTTTTAAGGAGTTTTCAACTTACACGGTCTTCTCAAAACATGACTTGCTGCTACTGTTCTTCATGTGTTACAGTACTGTCAGATCTTACAGAACAAAACAGGCTACTTGAATCAGTCACTTTGGTAACTGGAATAAACTGCCAGATCTGATTTTTTTAAGAGCTTCTTATGTCTTTAAAGACCATGCCTGAGCATGTAAGGTATTGTTTAATAATCATTTTGTTTGTGGATTGCACCATTTTACAAACCAGCCAGACATAACATGATGCAACTGCTACTCTGTTCTTGTTTGTTGCCAAAAAATGTGTCACATTTCAGCCTATTTATCAGCTTTATGACCGAGAAGACCTTCAGTACTCCTGATCCATGGCTGCCTTCATACGTTTTCCTTCAGACAACAGGTGGCTCTTACCTCAGGTCTTTTTGACACTGCTCATTCTGGTGCAGTGCTTTTGGGAAGAAAAATAACTTAATTTCCACATTTCTGCCTCGCACCCGTTCAGTCTCCTTCCCACACACAGTCACATTCACGCAGTGGGTTCCTTTGACGCATGGTGGTTATGACCGTGATCCTCTTCTCAGACAGCTCCTGCAGCTCACTGATCAGCCCCTGCACAGATGGGCTCGGCCAAGGGTGCCCATTGAGGTAATCTCGGAGGATGAACGAACGCTCCACAATCAGCTCCAGCCGCACCAGGTGTCGCAGCTTGTGGAGGCTCAGCAGGTCTTTCTCTGGTTCCCGGCGGAAAAATCTGCAGGAAACAGGACAGGACTCGTTTACGTACCTCAAGAGCAAGTTCACAATGTTTTATAGGACTGTAGTGTGGTCATTTTCTGCCTGTTGAGACGTCTTTAAACGGTAAATTGACTGGTACTTAAATAGCACCTTTCTTCTCCAGCTGAGAACTCAAAGCTCTCATTCATCCAATCACACACATCCATACAAGTGCTTTTCTATGCCCAGGCGCCTTAATCCAACATCTcttacacacgcacacattctGATTAGTgataggaggtttgatccttaatagtctgtaacaactctgtgtagcatgaagaggggagtgcgttcactcctcttcagagtgttctggcatagatcacacacctcctaggagaggtcgtatcttctcttgctgatatatggtataacaaacacacgtatatctgtttgagtctaagagccttttgttcagatgtaccgctagactcctggcaccagctttggggagtcttcacggggtcacattttgaccacacacacacacacacacacacacacagggtattctttgttcacatgcatacctatataaaatgtcatatgttaatgaacctatgcatattcatgtaaccacaataaaagaagTGCTATGAGAGTCCGACGGAGGCCAAGTGGGCGGAACGACATCTGGCTCTGGTCCggtctccctcatgcatgagtacgaactttgcctacttggtgttcaatgcttttgctgtgtaattacattgtcttcaacgttccagcgaataggtttaagctatGAACCTATcagcgtttgctgtcacattttatttgtagtgtgaacaaccagacaaaaaaaatcggatttgataaaaaaatcggaattgagcattaagacctgcagtgtgaacgtagcctaaggcTCACCGTATCCTGAGTGTCTTGAGTTGAGGAAACAGCATAGGGATCCGTCTGCAGAGACTGCCACTGGAGCGGTTCTGTTCAATGTCAAGGTGCTCCAGTCCTGGGACTTTAGGCGCAATAGAGTCCATGTCTTTCAGCGTTATGGCTACTCGCAGCGTCAGCCTGGTCACACTGGGTGGGATGGTGGTGGTATAGGTAGTGAGAGAATTCCCACCTACAACGACAGAAAGCAGCACCAAGAGTTAAGGAAACACTTGGATTTCCCCAGCCTGAGGCTCAGTTCGTCTTTGCAAACCAGGAAGAATTAAGATACAagtgagttttgtttttttaaggcacGAGAAAGAATAAACATGTGCAACTTGTTTTTCCTGATCTGCATACTGGTAGAACAAGAATgttttgggggagggggggggtccAACTATATTGGTCCAAACATCAATATTGAGATGCATGGCTGGTAGTTTGCTCAGATACCCTGCTGTACACCGAGATTGCCAAATAAACTGCATATAACAATGCAGAAACATGCTTTTTTAAACCAGTGTAAATAATAttagttgcctaataattatgcagtTGTCCCACACCAACCAAAAGAAACCCACACAAACTGCAGAACAGCAAATTTACTCACCGATGATAGTGAGAGATTTTAAGTGTTGCAGAGGACTCAGCCAGGCCTGCAGGCGACACTCAACGCCCTCTCTGATGTACCTGTACCTGACAGACAGCGACTCAAGAGAGGTGAGACTCCTCAGCGCATTCTCTGACAGGGTGGTTTCTGGGTAATCCACCAGTTCCAGAGTGGTCAGCACAGGACCACCGTAGCAGAACACTGCAGGATCAAAAAGTATGTTTATTTCTATAGCCTAGCACAGGGgcgtccaactccagtcctcgagagctaccatcctgcagcttttagatgcatccctactccaacacagctgaatcaaatgattggattacctcttcagcatgccatcaagtttggcaaaggcctggtaacaagccattcatttgattcaggtgtgtcggaacaaggatgcatctaaaagctgcaggacagtagctctcgaggactggaggTGGACACAACGGACTTTGACCACAGTGCTGCACAGCAAGTAAAACCATCCGCAGTTGTAATAGTATAAAAAGTTACACTCGGATAAAAGTTGCAGCAATTAAGTAAGAAACAGAACACAGCAGTATGCAGTAAGGGAAGTTTGTCTTTAGTCATTATTTGTACATGACATAATCTGCAGCTTGGCAGCAtaagtatttttcttttgtttaatcATCCCTTTCAGGAAATTTTAGTTTGTTGATATAGTGGCACAGCCATCTCTTTATGCTGGATACTTtgtaataaaagcatgttaTTTACACAAACTATTCTGTTTGACTTCCTTCTTTTCCTGGTTCTTACCGTTGTTGCTCCACTCATCCCTCTGGCCCTTGTTTGGAGACATAACGCACACTGCTTAAGTTGATGCAGTGGACGATGAGGCCCAATGTATCAAATGCAGTATCATTTGATACATTGTATCAAAAAGGTCATtagaaaaatcttttttttatttttaaatgcagaTTCTGCACTTTGGTGCAGAATCAACCCTAGACTGAAGACTTATCAGTATCATCAAACTACGGTGGCTGGAAAACAAACTTCTCCAACACACTAAATTAAGTCTAAAATTTTGATTTTgagacattttcctttccaCTTCCATGTTTAAAACAGGCTGTCCCTGTCACTAAACAAATATTTGAAATTGTCATTTGATGTGATTAGGCTAGATCACGGATTGCATTTAAGGTTTGTCTATGTGTAAGAGTGCAGGTACAAAGCACACTTCTACAAAAAGTTGTTTCAATCTAGACAAACAAATTCCCAGGAACAACTCAAGGCTATGTGGCAACTTCAGTGTCGTGTGTACTGGGATTTGTAATGCTGTAACATAATGTACACTTAcaaataatagtcataaacagtATCCTAAACACACTGCACTGGTGTTGCAAGTTTGCAAATTTTATGTAGTTTACAAGCTAAATCATGTCTATGTGCAATATTAGAATATTTAAGGATTGTTAATAATGACCTCCTGAGCCAACGGGCGTTAGGTCTCTTGATGGATGTGATTTCAATAGTTAAGGATAGCACAGAAAATCTTGAGGACAATGGCACAGTTCTTGGCTTACCAGCTCTAAAGCCTGGTTTTGATGCTTTGATAGCCTATACCACAGCAGTTTCCCGTTGGATGAGTGACGAGACTCACCTGGTTGGTCCGGTTCCGCGGGGCTGAAATAATCATCTGGTAGGGGTTCCGGTGGCTCCCCTTTCATCCCCCAGGATAGGTGTTTGAGCTTGGTCAGGTTCAGAAGCAGGTTGTGGAAAACACTGCAGGGCACCGGCCTGACCGTGTCCAGCCCGTAGCCCTCTCCCTGCTGGTGGAAGAGCAAGTACCGCAGGTTGACCATGTGGGACACGCTGTTGATGAACTGCACCGTGTTGGGCAGACGGACGTTGCACACGCTCAACTGAGTCAGCCGCTCCCCCAGCTGGACTGCCAGATTGTGCCCCAGAACCGGCTCATCCCAGATAGCGTTTCGCACCCCGACACCCCTCAGGTCGGGGAACATGGAAAGGGCGTCCAAGTATTTCTCCTTATACTGCCGTCCTCCGTCCACAAACACAATGGTGGAGAGTGACGGGAGGAACTTTACGAGGCGTCGCCACTCTTTGCGCCCCAAATGCCGCACCGTTACTCGGGTGAGACTGCGGTAGTTTAAAGTGTCCCAGAACCCGTACGTATAACGTCGGAGGTCGGACAGCACCACCGTGTAGTCTCTCCACAGAGACGGGTGGTCGACGAGATTCTTTAGGTGTTTGCAGCAGAAGCGGACAGTGTGTTTTTCCTCCGTGCTCAGGTAGCTGAGAACATAGACCCAAACTTCTGGTGGCAAAAGCTGTATGTGTTCCATAGTTAAGCTAGGAATTAACAACCACGGCTCTGTTTAGAGTTTTGCGTTAGCTTCCGCCTACTGGTGGAAATTCAACCAACGGGGAGAGTGCATCTCTTCACTGGGCCAATAGCATTTCACCCCTGGGGTCGACACTATGTGAAACTCAAATGCCGATTGGTTTAAATCTTGGTTGGAACCGGAAAGGGAATAGTCACCAAGTTTagtagaggaaaaaaacagacttCACACAACCAACTTCAAAAAAGCTACGTTATTAATTTTCGTGGTTATTCACttgtttgccaaccgccaataaCATTTTGAAGAAGAATAATTTTCGTGGTTGTACATCCTCGAATCTGTAACATTCGTAGAATTTATGCTAACAGATTGGAAACTACCAACACTGCATATCATTTCAGAtccataatattttttttatttttagagtgGTTAGAGCagaggtgtcgaactccagtcctcgaggaccggtgtcctgaaacttttaaatgtgtcaCTGCTGCAATATTTGTATGTTGAATGTGgtatttaggaaaaaaaatctttattttatggAAACAGGCCCAAAAAATTAATGTTGTCTGAAATTCAATAACCGAATTAAAGTCGCTCAACATCACAATCTGGAAAGTTTTTATCAAggaattatattattatattattatatattattatattattcattcaatttaattaaaaaaaacatttttaacacatttttctaAAACCTTTTACTATGTTACAGTATTTCACCAGAGAttaatctggaaaaaaaaactatgataACAATGAATCAAATTTCCTATTGGACCAAAAACAAAGGACATCCACTTTACAATCATTAATGATGTTTTTCCCTCTTGGGAATTTTTACAACATTATTTTACTAAAGTTCATAATAATGCTCACAGCATTCAGACAACTCAACATTAGTTTTCTTTTCAGGTTAATGGCCTTAGGGAAAGTTTTCTATGTAAAAGtggattaaaaaacacacaatgaaactATTTTTCATCAGAAATTATTTCATTACTTTTCATTGATGAATTTCATGTAAAGTTAAAATGCAGTAAAACGCTTTGAAGCTTTGAGTGGTAGAGAAACTTGAACTTCCTAAGGAGGTCTAGTTTTCTACCctataatttattaaaaatttttatatttatttatcagtacttttagttattttattttatttcatttatgatGTCTATGTAGTCCTTTATTTCTTGTCCAATGTCTGATATGTCTTCTGAAATTAGTATgccatatatatttatatggggtttgttttagggttttttgttggtttttttgtatCAACAGCTATATTTACCCTGGGGAAAAATGAGTGAGGCCAAGCAGCCAGACCCAGCTAGAACTTATTCAGTGTATTATGAGAACTACAAAGATGAGATAATGCTGGAGGTTTCCATTCAGGTTCAGTTGTGCTGCATTGTGGTCACCTGCAGGAAACCAGGGCAAAACATAAATAGGTATTATCACCAGTATTTTCATCAGCTGCCTTAATGTTTGACAGATTAGTACTTGATGTTAAGCTGTACAGAGTACTGCACATGTAGGCTAGATCTGTGAACAATACATCATTAAGAATCATTCAGACTGATTTGAAACCTGaacatttgaaataaaaaaaaacaaaaaaaaaaacaacccactgGAACAGCTGGTTTACAGTTTGTGAGCGTCAGCCGAGAATACTATGAGAATATTTACAGTCCTCTCGGTAATTCTGTGTTAAATCTGGCGTTAATGGGTTCTCGAAGTGTATGcttctatttatttttgtgttgctCTCCTTAAAAGTGTGGAGAGAGGCAGAAACATGTTGCTATTTGCAGATCTTTAATAGTCTGATCTGCacagaagctgaagaagagtcCAGCATAATAGTCACAATAAGTGCAGTAACAGTTATTAGTTAGTGACCTGGCAGGCCCGATGACTCTCTAGTTGTAAACAATTATTAGAAGCAAACATGCTTCAGGTCAGTACAGTCAATGAAGTAGAGCTAATGTTTGAACTTCGAACAGACTTCCAACTTTTTCACATCATATAATTCAGTGTCTAgtgggacactcccatagggcttaaaatctgggagtCTCCAACAGTTGCTCTTAGAACataagaagcttctcagatgagaagtgaaacgcctgaaggaaacttaaagaagtacagacgcttttctttcaaagttccttagactacgatgactgAGAGCCTTCTCGACAATTTAGTGTAAAAGTatgtccttcgagccggatttGAACCAGCGACCTAAGGATTTCAGCTGATGCCTCTACAGTCCTCCGCTCTACCAACTGAGCTATCGAAGGCGCGTTGTGTCAGCCCGTCACACAGGACAGGCTGATGGGTTTAGTCCATGCGTGTGGTTTGGCTAATGAACGTCGGCTTTCACCTGACTGCTCGTCTTTAGCTAATGATGTTTCCTTTTTCCTCCAGTTTTGTGAAGCACGTTTGAGGTGTGTGGTGATGACCACGTGACTGATTGAGGAAGTGGTTCTCAGGTTTGGCGTGCGATTCAAATCCTTCTCATGTTGTGGATTTATCGCGCTTTTCTTGGCAATATATTCGAGCATCTTTTTTGTGTGATGAAACCAGCGGAGATTTTCCCCTCTCTGGGGAGATTTTGAACTGATCTCTCCTGATAAGGTATTGCTTAATAAGGTCATTTATTAGTAATTaaactaagtaataaagtataaagaacacAGCGGATCCCGTGTTCTTTCTTCTAATTTCCGGTATATTAAAAGGCGAAGTGTCTGTTGTGTTCTAAAGAACTTGGATTCAAAAATCCAGGTAAGCCGTTTAGGATGCAGTGATAAGACTGTATACAAACATAAAATTGCACCGTTCGTTTGTATTAGACACCAttaatttatgtttaaaatgtgacttaATTAGGGACATCTGTAATTGAATATTGCCTTTTTCTTTCCTCATCAGGGGAGAAGAATGACGTGGATCTTCCCCATTTTCTCTGAAAGCTATGGTGGAGGACACACATATCCAAAGAGAAAGCCAAACTCATTGTGTCGAAGGCATCTGCAGTTAGTTCATCAGATATGTGGACCCCTATCAACACTATGCGTACCTAGCTGTGACATGTCATTTTATACACGCAAGCAGCTCTTTGCATTCTGTTTTCCCTGCAGCACATGCTGCTGAAAATttagcaaaaacaaaatcagcacTTGTGTCAGAAGGGGGCATTACACACACTTTTAATTGCCTTGTGACTGATGTGCGTGGCACAAATTGTGTGGCGCAAACTTTAAATTgacacattaaaaaatgttcCTGACCTTATAATTGTGTTGTTTGACATCTGGGCAAACTGTAGGAAGACAGTGGGCTATTTCAAGAGCCCACTGTAAAGTGATGCTTCCACTGGAAACATCACTTTAcatattttattgtaatattCTAAACGACACCATGTTGTTTAGGTTGCTGCTGCAATGACACTGGAAATAATCACTTTTTGTTGGCTAATTTTATAGAGGAGGCTAACACAAGTGCTGGAGCAATGGGCCAGCTAGCACTGAAGCTAATTCAAGAGGTGGATACATGCTAGAACAGCACATAGCATAATGCGCCGACGTGTTCATGACCTCAGGGGATGTGCAAAAGTAGCTTTGGCAGACTTACACACTGACATTGCCCCACTCTCATCAGAACAGTATGAAATTATTGCAGGATGTCTGAGAGTGCCATCCATATTTAATGATACCACAGGAGAAGAGAGGGTCATCATCAACAGTCATTCAGAGGTTTTACAAGGTAAAGCAGGAGATGCAGAAAGAGGCTAAATTCTGAATATACTGCTGTTATAAGAAACAGcgtccttcctcctcctcatcatcatcacaacCCCATATATCAGAAGCCTTTCAGCCTGTGACTCGATGTATATGGATacattctatttatttttttgtatttagtcACTTGCAGCCTGTTTGCTTTGGTAGCAAACATCATTTGGAGCCCACAGTACTGCAGATGAGGAACAGTACTGTGGAAAAgatgttatttttgtttacaaATTAATAAAATGTTGTCCCTATTTTACATGTAACATGTCCTTAATAATAAAAGCACATTCACATCACAACTTTCTCCCTAGTTTGTTTCCACCATATTCATAAGTTCAGAATTCATGTATTGGCATCACAAACATTCATTTAATCAATTCAAAGCTCCCTCCTGGACTCCCACTCTCCCTTGGGctcacttttattttctttgcaaGCAACATTCGTCCCTCAAATTTTTGCAGGTGCACTTTCTCTCAGGTCAGTAGCGATGGTTTCATTAAACTCCCTCTACTTGCTGATTACAAGTCCTTATATTAAGGCtatgaatattattatactGAGGTGATGATTGTTATTCGCTCACtgataaattaaaaaactgGTGAAAAAGTATCTTGAAATGCACAGGAGAAATCAACAGCAGGCTGGTTACAGTGTACCTACATGCTTCATTTAACACAGAATCATAAATCCCCCATCTGTTTGCCCGCTAACCAAATACCGGTCGATCCAGGTGGTGTCCTGTGATGCTCCTCAGATGGGTCAGCGTCAGATGTTCATAGGCCTGCATGACTACAAATGTCAGTGATACAAGCCTGTAGTGATAATGCTATGATGGAGTGTTTTTTGGGGACTGGAATTTAGGTGGACCTTTGAAAGCATGATGGCGTTTGACAGGGTTGAAAAATGTCGATAGAAGCCAGCAGGTCAACACAGATGTGGAGGGGTGAGGTCTGTGGCTCTGCTGCAGAGGACGGGTGGTGACAGGGAGGCTGGCAGGGCAGCTGGGAACTATTTGCTAATCGTGCTCTCCCTATTTCAGTAGGGGCGCCACAACTGGAAAGCTGTCATGAGCAAGTTTTTGTGGTGTAATCACACTGAAAAATAAACCATCACTTCCCTGCAAACACaggctgcatgtgtgtatgtgtgtgtgtgtattgtacTGGGTCTGTAACACCCTTTTGTTACAAGatactttaaaatgaaatggcAAAACTCTCTCTGGGCATGATGCTTTCCTGATTTTGTGTCACTGGAAGAGCCAGCTCACGTCTACTTCACTTGTTATGTATGCAGGCTGAGTTTCAGGAGGAAGGGTAATGCTTGGTTTATGCTTCAGTGGGAAATCTACGCCATACCTTGCACCATAACTGGAAACTTCTTTTAACCCTATGATGTAACCTTCCATGTAACCTGAAGTGCACCTCCAGAGAAATGTAGCTACATGTCGGGTCAATGCAGCCTGAAATGACTAAAATGGCATGAAAGGTTGCGATGTGGGGTTAGAGGAGTTTTTGGTTATGTCGAAAGTGAGGACATACGTTTCCTGTAGAAGTCTAAATCAAGTTTAACAGAGGCGTATTCTGACCTGAGGTGGGGTAGTGTGTGGATAAGGGCAGGAATGTGTCCCTTTCAAAAGTGCATTAGAACATGTTCTAAAGTTCTTGGCTGGAGGGGGATGGTTTCCTGTAGTCCTGCAGGCTTTTCCACACTGATGCAGGGTCATTACTCAAGAAACCTGCTGTCAGCTTTTCAACACAGCGTCTTTTGGCAACTTAAATCTCCTTTCAATTCCCCAGTTTGTTGTCATCTTGGTGCTTATTTTTTCCAAATAAAATTatcatgtctttttttctgtttctctgagaATTTGGGGGAATGGAGATGAGGAGTAGTCAGTGCAGAGCAGCCTTGACATAGTTTTCTTACCAGTGTTTCATATCTTTATGCAGCTAGATGGAAATAAAATGACCACGGAGAGATACAAaatgtgttgggttttttttttttaattttgtgtcTCTTTTAATCAGTCTATGTCACTAATACCAATATAGACCAACATATGCAGTGTGTGTGCTCTCTTACTGTCATAAGTTGCCTGCATATGTTTGTAAAACCAGTTATTTTTCCTTTCGTTGTGATGAAAAACGTGTGTAGACACCTGACGTAGGAAGTCTTTTTTTGTCCGTATAGTAAAAACATATGAAAGCACAAGGTAATGGTACTTTTCAAAAAAGGTTCATTGTGAAACATTAACTGACATCAGCTCAGTtaaacagttgttttttttaatttattttattgatttaaacTTAAACATAATAATTAACGAGAAAAAATGAACCCACAGTCCTAAAGGACAGTCCTTCGTCTACTGACTGGTCACATAAATTAAAAGGGTGAGATTGTGTTTATATAAATTTAAAGACacaattattattttgtttcttaTGAACTTAGTTTCAGTTACTAATTTCCTACATTCCCCAGAATGCCTGTTCAAACCCAAAAAATACAGCTGCAGTGCATTGTGGTCTTAAATGTTCCATTTATGACCCATCATCAATATACTCCAACACAACGCTTATGAATGAAGAAGCAGCTGGTCAGGTGTGTAAAACTAATAAAATCTCCTAaattctctcttctctttcacTGCTAGTTCTCCCACAGATGTGACTTACTTGATCCCAGCTGACCAAACCAACCCAAATACCAACCTACCAACTTTCTTATTTTTGCTATTAGCTCAACCTTTAAGTTAATTCCTTTATTcatattctttttgtttttacctttaaaaaacaaaatccaaattCTAAGATCAAACAGTCCAACTGAAGAATTAAAACTCCCCCAAAATAACATTAATGTACAACTTCTAACTTCTTCTTTTACATTTGTCTCTTTATCACATCATTTagattaaaaaatgtaacttgGAAAAGGTTTAGcctattattcttttttttaacgtgttattttttattcttcatCTCATTTCAAGGTTGGGTGAGTGAGGCCTGGGgttcagagtagagccactgctccGCCATATCAAAATGAGCCAGGTGAGGGGGTTTAAGGATCTGACTAGGTGAGGTATGGTACGTCCAACCAGGAGGATACCCCAGGACAGACACACAACACGCTGTAGAGCAAATCTCTCAGCTAATGAAGGAATGCTGAAGAATCCCATCGTAAGAGCTGGCAGATGGTTGGGAAGAGAGTGAGCTTGTCATCTCTCCTTAGACTTCTGCCCCTGTGACCTGACTTAATGtctattttaaattttaaatccagagtacaaaataaaatatctaaATTATGATTTAAAAGTGACATTCAGATGTTGACTGAAacatcacacagaaaattaaaaaaaataataattcagttaaacagttgtttttaagcttgttttcctgatgagtttgaaTTTACTATTTTTATTCAAGAGATAAAATctgattaaaaacatattttaagaaaaattgGATGAAATTATGATGCTCTACATTTTAATTGGTTATATTTTTCTCTCTTAACactttttatttgaattaattGAGTCAAGTAAATTAATTACTTTATTATTTCACTTAAGTTTACAACAGCTTCTTTTCTATTGGCATACATGGTCTTCCACACTTATCATCATGCCTGTTTCACAGGAAATACCTGCTTACTACTAAAAAATCTAAGACGTGGGCAGAGATTTTATCATGtagttgtctttatttatagctGATAAACCACTGTCTATCACTTTTACTCAACTGTTAAATAACTGTATCCTTAACTCACTGTAACTGTCAGTAATAAAGCTGGATCTGCCATTTTTATGGTTTGCTTTGCACGGTTTCAAAGAGAAAACATTgatggaaaaaacacacaaaaagctcAAACCAGTCTACCTGTAATCATCCATGTCACCTCTTCACTGTCCACTGAGACAAAAcccaacaaaatacaaaaataaaataaaagaagactTCATGAAGGAATTAGTCAAGCTGCGTAATCAGATCAGCTAAACGTTGTTAAAAAGGAATTTAGTGTGAAAATGTGTGCCGTCCATGTTTTTAAGACAGGAGATTTCGATCACACCCAGAGAGAtcaagagagaaagaaaaataaccaTTGTAGCCCTGGTAGTCCAAACATTCATGAagtatttccacatacacgttttttctttttacacaacATAAACACATCAGCGAGACAAACTGGAAAAATAAGAACATATTCATCAGCTTTTCCACTCTGCAGCCCAACATTCCCCACTACTCCTGAAAGAGTCCTAAATTTGTTGTCCGTCATGTCTAAATGCTGTTTCAGAATTGCACAGTCAGTTCAGTAGTTATTCATCTTTGTTCAAAGGCAGATTCTGGTATCCGTCTACGGTTGTGGACGTTCCAAGAAAACCTT
Above is a window of Oreochromis niloticus isolate F11D_XX linkage group LG19, O_niloticus_UMD_NMBU, whole genome shotgun sequence DNA encoding:
- the LOC102082445 gene encoding uncharacterized protein LOC102082445, whose product is MEHIQLLPPEVWVYVLSYLSTEEKHTVRFCCKHLKNLVDHPSLWRDYTVVLSDLRRYTYGFWDTLNYRSLTRVTVRHLGRKEWRRLVKFLPSLSTIVFVDGGRQYKEKYLDALSMFPDLRGVGVRNAIWDEPVLGHNLAVQLGERLTQLSVCNVRLPNTVQFINSVSHMVNLRYLLFHQQGEGYGLDTVRPVPCSVFHNLLLNLTKLKHLSWGMKGEPPEPLPDDYFSPAEPDQPVFCYGGPVLTTLELVDYPETTLSENALRSLTSLESLSVRYRYIREGVECRLQAWLSPLQHLKSLTIIGGNSLTTYTTTIPPSVTRLTLRVAITLKDMDSIAPKVPGLEHLDIEQNRSSGSLCRRIPMLFPQLKTLRIRFFRREPEKDLLSLHKLRHLVRLELIVERSFILRDYLNGHPWPSPSVQGLISELQELSEKRITVITTMRQRNPLRECDCVWEGD